In one Takifugu flavidus isolate HTHZ2018 chromosome 9, ASM371156v2, whole genome shotgun sequence genomic region, the following are encoded:
- the si:ch211-26b3.4 gene encoding connector enhancer of kinase suppressor of ras 2 isoform X1: MALVMEPISKWTPKQVLDWMKGLDDCLQQYVKNFEREQMGGEQLLHITHQELEELGVTRIGHQELILEAVDLLCALNYGLETENLRTLSHKLNASAKNLQNFILGRRRGGHYDGRASRRLPNDFLTSVVDLIGAAKNLLAWLDRSPFSNVTEYSLLKNNIVQLCLELTTIVQQDCTVYETENKILHVCKTLAGICDHIISLSSDSLVSQSAHLEVVHLTSIPPSEGLGMYIKSTYDGLHVITGTTENSPADQCKKIHAGDEVIQVNHQTVVGWQLKNLVNALREDPCGVILTLKKRPQNTLGSTPALLRNVRWKPLGLQPVPTSPTSTSPTPGGTLGMSKMDAPSMQDVYILSPVSGLYGTREELGLMSCDDISRYSLSSQSGSKGSETVSYYLDQDSGQFFSLLEGDGPPGPDYDRGRNTGVRRRDKTPTHGDLRPVSMPPEYNWMAEAKDPSMGKRGSRDSDNSLLRYLSDDKILVIEEEPEVPSRESRRDSTRRSRRKSRNPSSPSFPISPSMLSSTLRLDQLPDALPRVADTLRADTTDRYSGSGSSGAASMRKSFHYTSLRTKTKRRSKGSLTSASRRRISCKDLGHGDCEGWLWKKKDAKGYFTQKWRKYWFILKESCLYWYTNQNDEKAEGFISLPEFRIDRAIECRRKFAFKACHPKIKSFFFATDCLEEMNRWMNRLGLAAIGYTPDDKVPRPDEDYWSESDQDEVDGSMTLKQEGPSSLCDTYHRTPSVNSSSPFPEPKHGRHFSSESTHSHSSAEDQRGDSIGMGTGTGSTSTHSSGCRSSHRERRSWQDLIETPLTSAGLHFLQTAPGESDYGGLMGTMAGDMGLYGGLGRQGMSPERRRQATLPVRRHHAAERDRERDGPFPLERGPYSYSHTHRHSHKQRSQSLPRNRDPMPGRLLHASVHMEERSEDEEAEDQAADMLQVEDVIDLPLTDPLLGVSDLRELRVESRERRISDGRERRVSDGREPEMSDGLEQLYRALEQANLTALGDPKPCSRQELRRCFTQRARDPLLNDRLHRVRALRSTLKAKESELAIICALLEDPGLCSQTFREWKQWHSELYSDICQLSPGTNGQDDLSPLGVPLMTHTHSFIETHV, encoded by the exons aatTATGGCTTAGAGACCGAGAACCTCCGGACTCTCTCCCACAAACTAAATGCTTCAGCAAAGAACCTTCAGAATTTCATCCTGGGCCGTCGAAGGGGCGGGCACTACGATGGACGAGCTTCGCGAAGGCTACCCAATGATTTCCTGACCTCAGTGGTGGATCTTATCGGCGCAGCTAAGAACCTGCTAGCCTGGCTTGACAG ATCTCCATTTTCCAATGTGACAGAATATTCATTACTGAAGAACAACATTGTGCAGCTCTGCCTCGAGTTAACTACCATCGTACAACAG GATTGCACTGTGTATGAAACAGAGAACAAGATTCTCCACGTG TGTAAGACTTTAGCAGGGATATGTGATCACATTATCTCTCTGTCGTCGGACTCTCTGGTCTCTCAGTCAGCCCACCTGGAGGTCGTCCATCTTACCAGCATCCCACCCAGTGAAGGGCTG ggGATGTATATCAAATCCACGTATGACGGGCTCCATGTAATCACTGGAACCACAGAGAAT TCTCCAGCAGACCAGTGCAAGAAGATCCATGCGGGAGATGAGGTGATTCAAGTCAACCATCAGACTGTG GTGGGTTGGCAGCTCAAGAACCTGGTCAATGCTTTGAGGGAGGATCCATGTGGTGTCATCCTCACATTGAAGAAAAGACCTCAGAACACGTTGGGCTCCACACCTGCTCTGCTCAGGAACGTTCGCTGGAAACCTCTGGGCCTTCAG CCTGtccccaccagccccaccagcacCTCCCCTACGCCCGGTGGCACTTTGGGCATGTCCAAAATGGACGCCCCCAGCATGCAGGACGTCTACatcctctcccctgtctctgGCCTCTACGGCACCAG agaggagctgggtCTCATGTCATGTGACGACATCAGTCGCTACAGCTTAAGCTCCCAGTCTGGCTCCAAAGGTTCAGAGACGGTCAGTTACTATCTGGACCAAGACAGTGGCCAGTTCTTTTCCCTCCTGGAAGGGGACGGACCACCGGGGCCGGACTACGACAGGGGTCGGAACACCGGGGTTCGCCGGCGAGACAAGACCCCCACCCATG GTGACCTAAGGCCCGTTTCCATGCCTCCCGAATATAACTGGATGGCCGAGGCCAAGGATCCCAGCATGGGCAAGAGAGGGAGCCgag ATTCAGACAACTCGCTGCTGCGTTACCTTAGCGACGACAAGATCCTGGTGATCGAGGAGGAGCCAGAAGTTCCCAGCAGGGAGAGTCGGCGGGATTCGACCAGACGCTCTCGACGCAAGAGCCGCAATCCCAGCAGCCCCAGCTTCCCCATCAGCCCCTCCATGCtgtcctccaccctccgccTTGACCAGCTGCCTGATGCTTTGCCT CGAGTTGCAGACACATTGCGGGCAGACACAACAGACAG GTACTCTGGATCAGGAAGCTCAGGAGCGGCCTCCATGAGGAAG TCTTTTCATTACACCTCTCTAAGAACGAAAACCAAACGGCGAAGCAAAG GGTCCCTCACTAGCGCCAGTCGCAGGAGAATTTCCTGTAAGGACCTGGGACATGGTGACTGTGAGGGGTGGCTGTGGAAGAAGAAGGATGCTAAAGGCTACTTCACCCAGAAATGGAGGAAATACTGGTTTATCCTTAAAGAGTCTTGCCTGTACTGGTACACTAACCAAAAT GACGAGAAGGCTGAAGGCTTCATCAGCCTCCCAGAGTTCAGAATAGACCGAGCTATAGAGTGCCGGCGGAAATT TGCCTTCAAAGCGTGCCATCCCAAAATCAAGAGCTTCTTCTTCGCCACCGATTGTCTTGAAGAGATGAACAG GTGGATGAACCGCCTGGGTCTTGCTGCTATCGGGTACACACCTGATGATAAGGTGCCACGCCCCGATGAAG ACTACTGGAGCGAGAGCGACCAGGACGAGGTTGATGGCTCGATGACACTCAAACAAGAGGGGCCCTCGTCCCTCTGTGATACTTACCACCGCACACCATCA gtcaATTCCTCCAGCCCTTTTCCAGAACCCAAGCATGGGAGACACTTCTCCAGCGAgtccacacactcccactcctCCGCTGAGGACCAACGTGGGGACAGCATAGGCATGGGTACGGGAACAGGCAGCACCAGTACCCACTCATCAGGCTGTCGCTCCTCCCATCGTGAACGGCGCTCCTGGCAGGACCTCATTGAAACTCCCCTAACGAGTGCAGGGCTGCACTTCCTGCAGACAGCGCCCGGCGAGAGTGATTATGGAGGTTTAATGGGGACCATGGCTGGAGATATGGGGCTCTATGGAGGACTGGGCAGACAGGGCATGTCTCCTGAGAGGCGCAGGCAGGCCACACTTCCTGTGCGGAGACACcatgcagcagagagagacCGGGAGCGGGACGGGCCCTTTCCCCTGGAGAGAGGTCCATATTCATACAGCCACACACATAGGCACTCTCACAAGCAGCGCAGCCAGAGTCTGCCACGGAACAGAGACCCAATGCCAGGAAGACTGCTCCATGCTTCGGTTCATATGGAGGAGAGAAGTGAGGATGAAGAAGCAGAAGACCAGGCTGCAGATATGCTCCAGGTTGAGGATG TGATTGACCTCCCTCTGACCGATCCGCTCCTGGGTGTCTCAGACCTGCGGGAGTTGAGGgttgagagcagagagaggcgGATCTCAGATGGACGTGAGAGGAGGGTGTCGGACGGCCGTGAGCCGGAGATGTCCGATGGGCTTGAGCAGCTATACCGAGCCCTAGAGCAGGCCAACTTAACGGCCCTGGGGGACCCAAAACCATGTAGCAGGCAGGAGCTTCGACGCTGTTTCACCCAGCGAGCCAGAGACCCGCTACTCAACGACAGGTTGCACCGGGTCCGAGCGCTCCGCAGCACTTTGAAG GCCAAAGAGTCCGAGCTGGCAATCATCTGTGCCCTCCTGGAAGACCCCGGTCTGTGCTCCCAGACTTTCAGAGAGTGGAAACAGTGGCACAGCGAACTCTACTCAGACATCTGCCAGCTCAGCCCAGGCACCAACGGCCAGGACGACCTGTCGCCGCTGGGCGTACCtctcatgacacacacacactccttcattGAGACACATGtgtga
- the si:ch211-26b3.4 gene encoding connector enhancer of kinase suppressor of ras 2 isoform X2 — MALVMEPISKWTPKQVLDWMKGLDDCLQQYVKNFEREQMGGEQLLHITHQELEELGVTRIGHQELILEAVDLLCALNYGLETENLRTLSHKLNASAKNLQNFILGRRRGGHYDGRASRRLPNDFLTSVVDLIGAAKNLLAWLDRSPFSNVTEYSLLKNNIVQLCLELTTIVQQDCTVYETENKILHVCKTLAGICDHIISLSSDSLVSQSAHLEVVHLTSIPPSEGLGMYIKSTYDGLHVITGTTENSPADQCKKIHAGDEVIQVNHQTVVGWQLKNLVNALREDPCGVILTLKKRPQNTLGSTPALLRNVRWKPLGLQPVPTSPTSTSPTPGGTLGMSKMDAPSMQDVYILSPVSGLYGTREELGLMSCDDISRYSLSSQSGSKGSETVSYYLDQDSGQFFSLLEGDGPPGPDYDRGRNTGVRRRDKTPTHDSDNSLLRYLSDDKILVIEEEPEVPSRESRRDSTRRSRRKSRNPSSPSFPISPSMLSSTLRLDQLPDALPRVADTLRADTTDRYSGSGSSGAASMRKSFHYTSLRTKTKRRSKGSLTSASRRRISCKDLGHGDCEGWLWKKKDAKGYFTQKWRKYWFILKESCLYWYTNQNDEKAEGFISLPEFRIDRAIECRRKFAFKACHPKIKSFFFATDCLEEMNRWMNRLGLAAIGYTPDDKVPRPDEDYWSESDQDEVDGSMTLKQEGPSSLCDTYHRTPSVNSSSPFPEPKHGRHFSSESTHSHSSAEDQRGDSIGMGTGTGSTSTHSSGCRSSHRERRSWQDLIETPLTSAGLHFLQTAPGESDYGGLMGTMAGDMGLYGGLGRQGMSPERRRQATLPVRRHHAAERDRERDGPFPLERGPYSYSHTHRHSHKQRSQSLPRNRDPMPGRLLHASVHMEERSEDEEAEDQAADMLQVEDVIDLPLTDPLLGVSDLRELRVESRERRISDGRERRVSDGREPEMSDGLEQLYRALEQANLTALGDPKPCSRQELRRCFTQRARDPLLNDRLHRVRALRSTLKAKESELAIICALLEDPGLCSQTFREWKQWHSELYSDICQLSPGTNGQDDLSPLGVPLMTHTHSFIETHV, encoded by the exons aatTATGGCTTAGAGACCGAGAACCTCCGGACTCTCTCCCACAAACTAAATGCTTCAGCAAAGAACCTTCAGAATTTCATCCTGGGCCGTCGAAGGGGCGGGCACTACGATGGACGAGCTTCGCGAAGGCTACCCAATGATTTCCTGACCTCAGTGGTGGATCTTATCGGCGCAGCTAAGAACCTGCTAGCCTGGCTTGACAG ATCTCCATTTTCCAATGTGACAGAATATTCATTACTGAAGAACAACATTGTGCAGCTCTGCCTCGAGTTAACTACCATCGTACAACAG GATTGCACTGTGTATGAAACAGAGAACAAGATTCTCCACGTG TGTAAGACTTTAGCAGGGATATGTGATCACATTATCTCTCTGTCGTCGGACTCTCTGGTCTCTCAGTCAGCCCACCTGGAGGTCGTCCATCTTACCAGCATCCCACCCAGTGAAGGGCTG ggGATGTATATCAAATCCACGTATGACGGGCTCCATGTAATCACTGGAACCACAGAGAAT TCTCCAGCAGACCAGTGCAAGAAGATCCATGCGGGAGATGAGGTGATTCAAGTCAACCATCAGACTGTG GTGGGTTGGCAGCTCAAGAACCTGGTCAATGCTTTGAGGGAGGATCCATGTGGTGTCATCCTCACATTGAAGAAAAGACCTCAGAACACGTTGGGCTCCACACCTGCTCTGCTCAGGAACGTTCGCTGGAAACCTCTGGGCCTTCAG CCTGtccccaccagccccaccagcacCTCCCCTACGCCCGGTGGCACTTTGGGCATGTCCAAAATGGACGCCCCCAGCATGCAGGACGTCTACatcctctcccctgtctctgGCCTCTACGGCACCAG agaggagctgggtCTCATGTCATGTGACGACATCAGTCGCTACAGCTTAAGCTCCCAGTCTGGCTCCAAAGGTTCAGAGACGGTCAGTTACTATCTGGACCAAGACAGTGGCCAGTTCTTTTCCCTCCTGGAAGGGGACGGACCACCGGGGCCGGACTACGACAGGGGTCGGAACACCGGGGTTCGCCGGCGAGACAAGACCCCCACCCATG ATTCAGACAACTCGCTGCTGCGTTACCTTAGCGACGACAAGATCCTGGTGATCGAGGAGGAGCCAGAAGTTCCCAGCAGGGAGAGTCGGCGGGATTCGACCAGACGCTCTCGACGCAAGAGCCGCAATCCCAGCAGCCCCAGCTTCCCCATCAGCCCCTCCATGCtgtcctccaccctccgccTTGACCAGCTGCCTGATGCTTTGCCT CGAGTTGCAGACACATTGCGGGCAGACACAACAGACAG GTACTCTGGATCAGGAAGCTCAGGAGCGGCCTCCATGAGGAAG TCTTTTCATTACACCTCTCTAAGAACGAAAACCAAACGGCGAAGCAAAG GGTCCCTCACTAGCGCCAGTCGCAGGAGAATTTCCTGTAAGGACCTGGGACATGGTGACTGTGAGGGGTGGCTGTGGAAGAAGAAGGATGCTAAAGGCTACTTCACCCAGAAATGGAGGAAATACTGGTTTATCCTTAAAGAGTCTTGCCTGTACTGGTACACTAACCAAAAT GACGAGAAGGCTGAAGGCTTCATCAGCCTCCCAGAGTTCAGAATAGACCGAGCTATAGAGTGCCGGCGGAAATT TGCCTTCAAAGCGTGCCATCCCAAAATCAAGAGCTTCTTCTTCGCCACCGATTGTCTTGAAGAGATGAACAG GTGGATGAACCGCCTGGGTCTTGCTGCTATCGGGTACACACCTGATGATAAGGTGCCACGCCCCGATGAAG ACTACTGGAGCGAGAGCGACCAGGACGAGGTTGATGGCTCGATGACACTCAAACAAGAGGGGCCCTCGTCCCTCTGTGATACTTACCACCGCACACCATCA gtcaATTCCTCCAGCCCTTTTCCAGAACCCAAGCATGGGAGACACTTCTCCAGCGAgtccacacactcccactcctCCGCTGAGGACCAACGTGGGGACAGCATAGGCATGGGTACGGGAACAGGCAGCACCAGTACCCACTCATCAGGCTGTCGCTCCTCCCATCGTGAACGGCGCTCCTGGCAGGACCTCATTGAAACTCCCCTAACGAGTGCAGGGCTGCACTTCCTGCAGACAGCGCCCGGCGAGAGTGATTATGGAGGTTTAATGGGGACCATGGCTGGAGATATGGGGCTCTATGGAGGACTGGGCAGACAGGGCATGTCTCCTGAGAGGCGCAGGCAGGCCACACTTCCTGTGCGGAGACACcatgcagcagagagagacCGGGAGCGGGACGGGCCCTTTCCCCTGGAGAGAGGTCCATATTCATACAGCCACACACATAGGCACTCTCACAAGCAGCGCAGCCAGAGTCTGCCACGGAACAGAGACCCAATGCCAGGAAGACTGCTCCATGCTTCGGTTCATATGGAGGAGAGAAGTGAGGATGAAGAAGCAGAAGACCAGGCTGCAGATATGCTCCAGGTTGAGGATG TGATTGACCTCCCTCTGACCGATCCGCTCCTGGGTGTCTCAGACCTGCGGGAGTTGAGGgttgagagcagagagaggcgGATCTCAGATGGACGTGAGAGGAGGGTGTCGGACGGCCGTGAGCCGGAGATGTCCGATGGGCTTGAGCAGCTATACCGAGCCCTAGAGCAGGCCAACTTAACGGCCCTGGGGGACCCAAAACCATGTAGCAGGCAGGAGCTTCGACGCTGTTTCACCCAGCGAGCCAGAGACCCGCTACTCAACGACAGGTTGCACCGGGTCCGAGCGCTCCGCAGCACTTTGAAG GCCAAAGAGTCCGAGCTGGCAATCATCTGTGCCCTCCTGGAAGACCCCGGTCTGTGCTCCCAGACTTTCAGAGAGTGGAAACAGTGGCACAGCGAACTCTACTCAGACATCTGCCAGCTCAGCCCAGGCACCAACGGCCAGGACGACCTGTCGCCGCTGGGCGTACCtctcatgacacacacacactccttcattGAGACACATGtgtga